The following proteins are co-located in the Cutaneotrichosporon cavernicola HIS019 DNA, chromosome: 3 genome:
- the tlg2 gene encoding uncharacterized protein (Helical region found in SNAREs) — translation MNPYAPHASSSKTSDAPITRSRTLFYLSVRDSSSFGSSRAPRLAAAQYGDTIDVEDDERGGLLGSQAIDMKGLPPKWVDKSDEVEDILERIKIKSAALDKLHAKHVLPAFTDRSAEEREIERQTSDITRDFRRASNLVTSIATGKGATRAEKLTAKNVQRGLAQKIQESSGHFRVKQRVYMQKLQGHSIKNKDLLAASGAITLRGTDSYDALAEDEEVSRTQLQSHVQSGVALDIEQRTHEITQIASSISELADLFRDLGNLVVEQGTVLDSVEYNVQQTAKQMDDAVQELQIARQYQSNTGKRKCILLLILLIIGMIIILIYKPRRGSSPPPQSGQSGVVGAPPLPPPTESLNGLNGWERPHMYPTAF, via the exons ATGAACCCTTACGCGCCGCAtgcgtcctcgtcaaagaCATCAGACGCTCCCATCACCCGCTCTCGCACACTCTTCTACCTCTCCGTTCGCGACAGCAGTAGCTTTGGATCATCGCGGGCGCCGCGCCTCGCAGCTGCACAATATGGCGACACGATCGACGTGGAGGATGATGAGCGGGGAGGCCTCCTCGGATCACAAGCGATAGACATGAAGGGACTACCTCCGAAGTG GGTCGATaagagcgacgaggtcgaggacatcCTTGAGCGCATCAAGATCAAAT ccgcggcgctcgacaagTTGCACGCTAAGCATGTTCTGCCAGCGTTCACGGACCGAAgcgcggaggagcgcgagatcgagcgGCAGACGAGCGACATCACGCGG gacTTTCGCCGTGCGTCCAACCTCGTCACATCAATCGCAACGGGCAAGGGCGCGACGCGGGCCGAAAAGCTCACGGCCAAGAATGTGCAGCGTGGGCTGGCACAGAAGATCCAGGAGTCGAGCGGGCATTTCCGTGTCAAGCAGCGCGTGTACATGCAGA aaCTGCAAGGACACTCGATCAAGAACAAGGACTTGCTCGCTGCGAGCGGCGCGATCACGCTGCGCGGCACAGACTCGTacgacgcgctggccgaagacgaggaggtt tcaCGTACACAGCTGCAGTCGCACGTCCAATCTGGAGTCGCTCTTGACATCGAACAGCGCACGCACGAGATCACGCAGATTGCATCGAGCAtcagcgagctcgccgacctgTTCCGCGACCTTGGAaatctcgtcgtcgagcaaGGCACCGTCCTTGACTCGGTCGAGTACAATGTCCAGCAAACGGCAAAGCAGATGGACGACGCGGTGCAGGAGCTGCAAATTGCGCGGCAGTACCAGAGCAACACGGGCAAGCGGAAGTGTATCCTCTTGCTCATCCTGCTGATCATCGGCATGATCATCATCCTGATATACAAGCCGCGCCGGGGCTCGTCCCCACCACCGCAATCCGGGCAATCCGGGGTCGTGGGTGCACCGCCTCTTCCACCACCGACCGAGAGTTTGAACGGTTTGAACGGCTGGGAACGACCACACATGTATCCCACGGCGTTCTAG
- a CDS encoding uncharacterized protein (Peptidase C65 Otubain) has product MQYERQIDETTDLSTLTDQEIMRLMEGMDASVMNKPLITGPVHLLAIKGEYLNGSTEVLRKLEWLQDNGWDQVWRARGDGDCFYRSDPAFTLAYLLHILYSSTRSDDASKALKAIHDTMPTMASVGFQQDLVDEFVEPLISIISSLVDPPPGQEPTEFSLLEVLQDPEKSNSIVVALRLMTAAYIRTHPDDFAPFLFSPSTLEPVSPEQFCREEVEPCGKEADHAQIMALAAALAVPVRVAYLDRSEVSTDVINWVEFGNAAANDESSLTLLYRPGHFDVVTKDQMVEALARSSGHAGPSGVHAGPSGSAPSGSAPSGSAPSGSASSGTAPSGTAPFGSASEPSASSSTVPTERVSSSDEDAPAQSAVSATNVPLSQEAPPPVPQPAAVFQSAP; this is encoded by the exons ATGCAGTACGAACGTCAGATTGACGAGACGACGGATTTGTCCACCCTCACGGACCAGGAGATTATGCGGCTCATGGAGGGTATGGATGCCAGTGTTATGAACAAG CCGTTGATCACCGGGCCGGttcacctcctcgccatcaagGGCGAGTACCTAAACGGTTCAACCGAGGTACTTCGCAAGCTCGAGTGGCTGCAAGACAATGGATGGGACCAAGTGTGGCGTGcccgcggcgacggcgactgCTTCTACCGCT CTGATCCGGCCTTCACCCTTGCCTACCTCCTTCATATCCTGTACTCGTCGACccgcagcgacgacgcaTCGAAAGCACTCAAGGCCATCCACGATACTATGCCGACGATGGCGTCCGTCGGGTTCCAGCAAGACCTGGTGGACGAATTCGTCGAGCCACTAATCTCGATTATTTCGTCATTAGTTGACCCGCCGCCTGGACAAGAGCCGACCGAATTCTCACTCCTCGAAGTCCTGCAGGACCCCGAGAAGAGCAACTCCATTGTCGTCGCTCTTCGCCTCATGACGGCCGCATACATCCGCACCCATCCAGATGACTTTGCCCCCTTCCTTTTCTCGCCATCCACCTTGGAGCCTGTGTCGCCGGAACAGTTCTGCCGCGAAGAGGTCGAGCCGTGCGGTAAAGAGGCCGACCACGCACAGATCATGGCCCTCGCGGCTGCGCTTGCTGTCCCTGTTCGCGTTGCTTATCTCGACCGCTCAGAGGTTAGCACGGATGTCATCAACTGGGTCGAATTTGGCAATGCTGCCGCTAACGACGAGAGCAGCCTCACCCTGCTGTACCG CCCGGGACACTTCGACGTCGTCACGAAGGACCAGAtggtcgaggcgctggcgagAAGCAGCGGCCACGCTGGGCCCTCGGGTGTGCATGCGGGACCTTCTGGCTCGGCGCCCTCCGGCTCGGCACCCTCTGGCTCGGCGCCCTCCGGCTCGGCATCCTCTGGCACGGCGCCCTCCGGCACCGCCCCTTTCGGATCGGCGTCCGAGCCTTctgcgagctcgtcgactgTCCCCACCGAACGAGTCTCGAGCTcagacgaggacgcgcccGCGCAGTCGGCGGTCTCGGCCACAAACGTGCCTTTGTCCCAAGAGGCTCCCCCGCCCGTGCCGCAGCCTGCGGCTGTGTTCCAGAGCGCGCCCTGA
- the CDC45 gene encoding uncharacterized protein (CDC45-like protein) encodes MPLLLPPGPDLRPSELTYTDGYNSIVSRVQRRRGTGSGGIVIICGVDLDGLLAARILTSLFKQDNVPYQLVPVGGYTDLDIKSREALKSEDLHTLILLSLGSILPLANFFDLPRGVHLHVLDARRPWNLSNLFGIALDEDNDGEESSEGKIWTWGDGNEIKLDSVKKSWETLEYEPDSDSDSDSEVDDEDDEDEDGTGNGHDDEDGEESGGENGNGVHLGKRSRESSSKPKKRRREGERPRKMPRAVREAHVERVSRYYEAGTSFGMSVAQTVYLLATELERADNDLLWLAILAVTHQYVAAQIDRKRYGMFHDLLSDEVVRLNPPVTSREPDADNRRISRSDELRFVLFRHWNLYDSMLHSSYVAARMGIWRERGQKRIQGLLAKMGYSMQECKQAYAHMDLKLKKELPEKLDAIAPEYGLVELEYPSFVRAFGFEVAVMSAADAVEGLTALLEAATGLRLEVEVEGGRGGGEWFGAMRTWSVGGDYSVIERDNAPTEEADVELGKEDKSKQCLSANFWITFDACGDIALLKKSLPLAKALHCAIIRQGTAILDKGTIRPLHKFRFTAVKEGPDLRMFSKPAALARLALWLMDATRDRWTDRETRKGHKVTSLPFVLAVLNEEKRTYTVVGVTGAPEFGDVRKNKFGLAFQQAAHESQVTCNELFDTSVIEIPDVDLQGFMEVLAMRSVTI; translated from the exons ATgccccttctccttcctccaggCCCCGATCTTCGGCCCTCCGAGCTCACATACACGGACGGGTACAACTCGATTGTCTCACGAGTGCAAAGAAGGCGTGGAACCGGCTCAGGTGGTATTGTCATCATCTGCggtgtcgacctc GACGGGCTGCTTGCCGCACGCATCCTGACGTCTCTCTTTAAGCAAGACAATGTACCCTACCAACTAGTTCCCGTCGGAGGCTACACTGACCTCGACATCAAAAGCAGAGAGGCGTTGAAGTCCGAAGAT CTGCATACGCTCATCCTGCTCTCACTTGGATCGATTCTTCCTCTTGCCAACTTCTTTGACCTTCCGCGTGGCGTTCACCTCCATGTTTTGGATGCTCGCCGACCCTGGAACCTGTCCAACCTCTTCGGCATCGCTCTCGATGAGGACAACGACGGGGAAGAATCGAGCGAGGGTAAGATCTGGACGTGGGGTGATGGAAACGAGATCAAGCTCGACAGCGTCAAGAAGAGTTGGGAGACGCTAGAG TACGAGCCAGACTCTGATTCTGACTCTGACTCTGAAgtggatgacgaggacgacgaggatgaagaCGGGACGGGGAACGGGCATGACGACGAAGACGGAGAAGAGTCTGGCGGCGAGAATGGGAACGGAGTACACCTTGGCAAGCGCTCGCGCGAATCCTCGTCGAAGCCAAAGAAGCGGCGGCGTGAAGGGGAAAGG CCGCGGAAAATGCCGCGCGCGGTTCGCGAAGCGCATGTTGAACGTGTCAGCAGGTACTACGAAGCCGGAACGTCGTTCGGCATGAGCGTAGCTCAAACCGTCtacctcctcgccaccgaATTGGAACGAGCAGACAACGACCTCTTGTGGTTGGCGATTCTCGCTGTGACACACCAGTATGTCGCGGCACAAATCGACCGCAAGAGGTACGGCATGTTCCATGATTTGTTGTCCGACGAAGTTGTTCGCCTCAATCCGCCAGTGACAAGCCGAGAACCAGATGCGGACAACCGGCGGATATCGAGGAGCGACGAGCTACGGTTCGTCCTTTTTCGGCACTGGAACCTCTATGACTCCATGCTCCACTCCAGCTACGTGGCTGCACGAATGGGGATCTGGAGGGAACGAGGTCAGAAGCGCATCCAGGGGTTGCTTGCCAAGATGGG GTACTCAATGCAGGAGTGTAAACAAGCCTACGCTCATATGGACCTGAAGCTGAAAAAAGAGCTCCCGGAGAAACTCGACGCGATCGCTCCAGAGTAcggccttgtcgagcttgaaTACCCGTCGTTTGTCCGCGCGTTCGGCTTCGAGGTGGCTGTCATGTCTGCTGCAGACGCTGTCGAGGGCCTCACAGCACTACTCGAAGCAGCGACTGGCTTGCgtcttgaggtcgaggtggaaggcgggcgtggcggcggcgagtggTTCGGTGCCATGCGCACCTGGTCCGTTGGGGGCGACTACAGCGTGATTGAGCGCGACAACGCTCCGACGGAGGAGGCAGAtgttgagctcggcaaggaggacaagTCAAAACAGTGCCTCTCCGCCAACTTCTGGATCACATTCGACGCGTGCGGCGA CATTGCCCTTCTCAAGAAGTCGCTTCCTCTGGCCAAGGCACTACACTGCGCTATTATCCGTCAGGGGACggccatcctcgacaagggcaCCATCCGGCCGCTTCACAAGTTTCGCTTCACGGCTGTCAAGGAAGGCCCAGACCTGCGCATGTTCTCTAAGCCGGCCGCCctggcgcgcttggcccTCTGGCTCATGGACGCAACGCGCGACAGGTGGACAGACAGAGAAACGAGGAAGGGGCACAAGGTCACCTCGCTGCCATttgtcctcgccgtgcTAAatgaggagaagaggacgTACACTGTTGTCGGTGTCACGGGTGCGCCCGAGTTTGGAGATGTACGCAAGAA CAAGTTTGGTCTCGCGTTCCAGCAGGCGGCGCACGAGAGTCAGGTGACCTGCAACGAGCTGTTCGATACCAGTGTCATTGAGAtccccgacgtcgacctgcAAGGGTTCATGGAGGTCCTGGCCATGCGCAGCGTTACCATCTAG
- a CDS encoding uncharacterized protein (PLD-like domain) yields MAAPIDDGSSNTPRRRHINKIREKVDLLSSGLSRVGVSIATTWNPNHRHDEEHEKVRDAEIEKIRDGHRFRSFAPERENNLVKWHIDGHDYFWAMSEMIDKATHTIMILDWWLSPELQLRRPGAYYPEWRLDRLLKRKAEEGVLIYIQVYKEVSSSMSLGSKHTKHALEDLHDNIAVMRHPDHTGGELVYYFSHHEKLCVVDGRWAAMGGLDACWGRWDTPNHPIADVHPTQFQNSLFPGQDYNNSRIMDFQTVEKYASNELCILEAGRMPWHDTSLTLTGPVVEDLVAHFSQRWNFVKKIKYKHDSRMDWLTLPEPWNSFYNPDAVQDATDDEQFRREHPHMSELKGIGNEILHPRTAFRSHIPRQQEEMGEGGVRVQVVRSSADWSHGILVEDSIQQAYISMIREANHCIYIENQFLTVITTTATGNPVKNLIGAAIVERIVSAAKAGRPFKVFVFMPEIPAFPGDIQGQSGLKAIMEAQYRSINRGGHSIFEKVREAGFDPNNYISFWNLRTYDRINAPKGYIKQMEEASGVTFHEAQVANARLFVGQPGEEVDDEVVYIEKAHDQLTKAEDTNKKKKTAEDAVPLPKTVEDAIAIIEKFESGAPRNDLTVSDNIGQNSLQSGVSVNQEPWLGTKEEERDSIVNELLYIHSKIMIVDDRRVIIGSANLNDRSQNGDHDSEIAIVIEDTDLVEATMGGKKVMVAKLAASWRRALMREHLGLQPPLPPLGRDNQPTDNMTMVGTPNAYDWGSQDDQLVADPLTVEFERLMTETGKQNRAVYDRVFRSVPNDMIRSWAQYKDYVGKNAGVNVGHVANSELSLHEIKELLSTVKGHIVPMPINFLIEEKYLTEGDFLTVNPITLAIYI; encoded by the exons ATGGCCGCTCCTATCGATGACGGCTCAAGCAATACGCCCCGTAGGCGTCACATCAATAAGATACGCGAAAaggtcgacctcctctccagCGGCCTCTCCCGTGTCGGAGTCTCCATCGCTACCACCTGGAACCCCAACCACCGTCACGATGAAGAACACGAAAAGGTCCGCGATGCTGAAATCGAGAAGATCCGCGATGGTCACCGCTTCCGCTCGTTCGCCCCAGAGCGCGAGAACAACCTCGTCAAGTGGCACATTGATGGTCATG ACTACTTCTGGGCCATGTCTGAAATGATTGACAAGGCCACTCAC ACCATCATGATCCTTGACTGGTGGCTGTCGCCGGAACTGCAG CTCCGCCGACCGGGAGCATACTATCCCGAGTGGCGCCTCGACAGGCTCCtgaagcgcaaggccgaggagggcgtccTAATCTATATCCAGGTCTACAAGGAG GTCAGCTCCTCGATGTCGCTCGGCTCAAAGCACACAAAG CATGCTCTCGAGGACCTCCATGACAATATCGCCGTGATGCGCCACCCGGACCAcaccggcggcgagctggtgtACTACTTCTCGCACCACGAGAAGCtctgcgtcgtcgacggcagGTGGGCGGCGATGGGTGGGCTTGACGCGTGCTGGGGTCGCTGGGACACACCTAACCACCCCATTGCGGACGTGCACCCGACGCAGTTCCAGAATTCGCTGTTCCCCGGACAGG ACTACAACAACTCGCGCATTATGGACTTCCAGACGGTTGAAAAGTACGCCTCGAACGAACTCTGCATCCTTGAGGCTGGGCGCATGC CGTGGCACGACACCTCCCTCACCCTTACAGGTCCAgtggtcgaggacctcgtgGCGCACTTCAGCCAGCGCTGGAACTTTGTCAAGAAGATCAA GTACAAGCACGACAGTCGCATGGACTGGCTCACGCTCCCTGAGCCATGGAACAGCTTCTACAACCCGGATGCTGTGCAGGACGCCACAGACGACGAACAGTTCCGCCGCGAGCACCCCCATATGTCAGAGTTGAAGGGC ATTGGTAACGAGATCTTGCACCCGCGGACAGCCTTCCGTTCTCACATCCCTCGCCAACAGGAGGAAATGGGGGAAGGCGGCGTCCGTGTGCAAGTAGTTCGTTCCTCTGCGGACTGGAGCCACGGTatccttgtcgaggacaGCATCCAAC AGGCGTACATTTCAATGATCCGTGAAGCGAACCACTGTATCTACATCGAGAACCAGTTTT TAACAGT CATCACCACTACCGCGACTGGCAACCCAGTCAAGAACCTCATTGGCGCCGCCATTGTGGAGAGAATTGTGTCGGCTGCCAAGGCTGGGCGTCCATTCAAGGTCTTCGTGTTCATGCCAGAGATCCCTGCCTTC CCAGGTGACATCCAGGGACAGTCTGGTCTCAAGGCCATCATGGAGGCTCAATACCGCTCCATCAACCGTGGTGGCCACTCGATCTTTGAGAAGGTCCGCGAGGCCGGTTTCGATCC AAACAACTACATCTCGTTCTGGAACCTCCGCACCTATGACCGCATCAACGCGCCTAAGGGTTACATCAAGCAGATGGAGGAGGCCTCTGGCGTCACGTTCCACGAAGCCCAGGTCGCTAATGCGCGTCTTTTTGTTGGGCAGCCGGGCGAGGAAGtggatgacgaggtcgtctATATTGAGAAGGCCCACGACCAGCTAACCAAGGCTGAAGACACaaacaagaagaagaagaccGCAGAGGATGCTGTTCCGTTGCCCAAGACTGTGGAGGAT GCCATAGCTATCATTGAGAAATTTGAGAGTGGCGCGCCTCGAAACGACCTGACGGTTAGCGACAACA TCGGCCAGAACTCCCTTCAGTCAGGCGTGTCTGTCAACCAGGAGCCTTGGCTGGGtaccaaggaggaggagcgcgactCGATCGTTAATGAG CTTCTCTACATCCACAGCAAGATCATGATTGTGGACGACCGCCGCGTTATTATTGGAAGCGCCAACCTGAACGACCGCAGCCAGAACGGCGACCACGACTCGGAGATTGCCATTGTCATCGAGGATACGGACCTGGTCGAGGCGACGATGGGCGGCAAGAAGGTCATGgttgccaagctcgccgcgtCATGGCGCCGTGCACTTATGCGCG AGCACCTGGGGCTgcagcctcctctcccacctctGGGCCGTGACAACCAGCCGACAGATAACATGACAATGGTCGGAACGCCGAACGCGTACGACTGGGGATCGCAGGACGACCAGCTTGTTGCCGACCCGCTGACGGTCGAGTTCGAGCGCCTGATGACCGAGACGGGCAAGCAGAACCGCGCCGTGTACGATCGCGTGTTCCGCAGCGTGCCCAACGACATGATCCGCAGCTGGGCTCAGTACAAGGACTACGTTGGCAAGAACGCCGGCGTCAACGTCGGCCACGTCGCCAACTCGGAGCTGTCGCTGCACGAAATCAAGGAGCTGCTCTCAACAGTCAAGGGCCACATTGTGCCCATGCCCATCAACTTCCTCATCGAGGAGAAGTATCTCACAGAGGGCGACTTCCTCACCGTCAACCCCATCACGCTCGCCATCTACATTTAA